A section of the Bacillus sp. V2I10 genome encodes:
- a CDS encoding amino acid ABC transporter ATP-binding protein — protein sequence MIQLTNIKKSFHGQEVLKGINLTVKKGEIVVILGPSGSGKTTFLRCINFLEKPSDGKVAIGDYSVDCKRPSKLDILTLRKRTAMVFQQYNLFKHKTVLENVMEGLVIVQKKKPEAARIIALEMLEKVGLSEKINAYPSQLSGGQQQRVGIARALSLNPEVLLFDEPTSALDPELVGEVLEVIKKIALEGITMIVVTHEMGFAREVSNHVVFMDQGLIVEEGSPIEIFTNPKEDRTKQFLKRIRPQLIQEIS from the coding sequence ATGATCCAACTAACTAACATAAAAAAATCATTTCATGGCCAGGAGGTCCTAAAAGGGATAAATCTAACCGTAAAGAAAGGCGAGATCGTTGTCATACTAGGACCCAGCGGATCTGGAAAAACAACCTTTCTGCGCTGCATAAACTTTCTTGAGAAGCCAAGTGATGGAAAAGTTGCGATAGGTGACTATTCAGTAGATTGCAAGAGACCAAGCAAGCTCGACATTCTTACTTTGAGAAAAAGAACCGCTATGGTCTTTCAGCAATATAATCTTTTTAAACATAAAACAGTGCTTGAGAATGTAATGGAAGGGCTTGTGATTGTTCAAAAGAAAAAACCGGAAGCTGCTAGAATAATAGCTTTAGAAATGCTTGAGAAGGTAGGACTATCTGAGAAAATTAATGCGTATCCAAGTCAGCTATCTGGTGGGCAGCAGCAGCGTGTAGGAATTGCCCGTGCCCTTTCTTTAAATCCAGAGGTGCTCCTTTTTGATGAGCCAACTTCTGCGCTTGATCCGGAACTTGTGGGAGAAGTCCTTGAGGTAATCAAAAAGATAGCTCTAGAAGGTATTACAATGATCGTTGTTACGCATGAAATGGGATTTGCAAGAGAAGTATCTAATCACGTGGTGTTTATGGATCAGGGATTAATCGTAGAAGAAGGGTCCCCAATTGAAATTTTTACAAATCCAAAAGAAGATCGTACAAAGCAATTTTTGAAAAGAATAAGACCTCAGTTAATACAGGAGATTTCTTAA
- a CDS encoding amino acid ABC transporter permease, translating to MVIDTLFILTAFLEIIKALPLTLTVTIIPLLAGLGIGLVIAVIRMYKIKFIHRIADFYVSFFRGTPILLHIMVIYLGIPMVYDTMADQYGWAFKSNSIPIVVFVLIAFSLNAGAYMSEIIRSGILAVNKGQIEAAYSIGMSSVQTIRRIIIPQAFAAAIPNLTNIFVGFLHASSIAFIVSLKELNGAANIVASSNLKFLEAYIAAALIYWGLTIIVEQVAAWIERRVLVYEKGV from the coding sequence ATGGTTATTGATACTCTTTTTATCTTGACTGCATTTCTCGAAATTATTAAAGCTTTGCCTCTAACACTTACAGTTACGATCATCCCATTATTGGCAGGCTTGGGGATAGGTCTGGTGATCGCTGTTATTCGGATGTATAAAATCAAGTTTATTCATCGCATAGCAGATTTTTATGTATCTTTTTTCCGGGGTACACCGATTTTGCTTCATATTATGGTGATTTATTTAGGGATTCCAATGGTGTATGACACCATGGCAGATCAATATGGGTGGGCGTTTAAATCAAACTCTATTCCAATTGTCGTGTTTGTTCTCATTGCCTTTTCTTTAAATGCTGGTGCGTATATGTCTGAAATTATTCGCTCCGGAATCCTTGCTGTAAACAAAGGTCAAATAGAGGCGGCTTATTCTATTGGAATGAGCTCTGTCCAGACAATCAGAAGAATTATTATTCCTCAGGCATTCGCAGCAGCTATACCTAATTTAACGAATATTTTTGTTGGGTTTTTGCACGCCTCTTCCATTGCTTTTATTGTTTCCTTAAAGGAGCTGAACGGTGCTGCCAATATTGTAGCTTCCAGCAATTTGAAATTCTTAGAAGCATATATTGCAGCTGCGCTTATTTACTGGGGCTTGACTATTATAGTGGAGCAAGTGGCAGCTTGGATTGAAAGAAGAGTTCTTGTTTATGAGAAGGGAGTATGA
- a CDS encoding amino acid ABC transporter permease: MGKAFDFTLILDFIPKLLSYLHITLFILVFSILLGIVIGFMIAIPRIYKIPGLNRAAILFVSFMRGTPIIIQLFLIYYGLPAILQVVGVDITRMNPMNFVIITYALSSGATFSEIIRGSVASVEKGQEEAAYSIGMNKRQTFYRIILPQALLIAFPNFGNSVIGFLKDTSLAFTIGVMDMLGRGDTLIAATAHALEVYISLSIIYYIIAILLEKVFKKSEIHLQRYDHGIAAN; the protein is encoded by the coding sequence ATGGGTAAAGCATTTGATTTCACCCTTATCCTGGATTTTATTCCAAAACTGCTTTCGTATTTGCACATTACCTTGTTTATATTAGTGTTTTCCATCCTTTTAGGAATCGTTATAGGTTTTATGATTGCGATCCCCAGAATATATAAAATTCCAGGTTTAAATCGAGCGGCTATCCTATTTGTTTCATTTATGCGGGGTACACCTATCATCATTCAATTGTTCTTAATTTACTATGGTTTGCCTGCAATTCTGCAGGTTGTCGGTGTTGATATTACTCGTATGAACCCTATGAACTTTGTCATAATTACGTATGCGTTAAGCAGCGGTGCGACATTTTCGGAAATTATCCGCGGCAGTGTAGCAAGCGTAGAAAAAGGTCAGGAAGAAGCTGCATACAGCATTGGAATGAATAAAAGGCAGACGTTTTATCGAATTATTCTGCCCCAGGCTCTTTTAATTGCATTTCCTAATTTCGGGAACTCTGTCATTGGTTTTCTAAAAGACACATCCCTTGCGTTTACAATTGGAGTAATGGATATGCTTGGCAGGGGTGATACGCTGATTGCTGCAACAGCGCATGCGTTAGAGGTCTATATATCCTTATCTATTATCTACTATATTATTGCCATTCTGCTTGAAAAAGTATTTAAAAAATCAGAAATTCATCTCCAGAGATATGACCATGGGATTGCAGCAAATTAA
- a CDS encoding amino acid ABC transporter substrate-binding protein: protein MRKIGPILMFILLLAITAGCGGKQTMNAEGGDKNGEVKKVVVGTGTQFPNICFIDENGKLTGYDVEVIRAMDKLLPDYEFDFNTMEFSNLLLSLETKKIDMIAHNMAQNEERKKKFLFNDETYNYSPLYITVNEKTDDIETLDDLNGRKIIVGATSNAAVFLEKYNKEHGNKINIVYAGQGSDDATTQLKKGRVGATLATPFAVDFSNKAVDAEQKVVGDIIINSKVYFLFNKAETELQEQVDEALKKLKENGTLTKLSKKWLGDDYSVESN from the coding sequence ATGAGAAAAATAGGACCTATCTTAATGTTTATTCTTTTACTTGCTATTACCGCAGGATGCGGTGGAAAACAAACGATGAATGCTGAAGGTGGGGATAAAAACGGTGAAGTGAAAAAAGTGGTGGTTGGAACTGGGACCCAGTTCCCCAACATTTGTTTTATTGATGAAAATGGGAAATTAACCGGGTACGACGTGGAAGTTATCCGCGCCATGGATAAGCTCTTACCTGATTATGAATTCGATTTTAACACCATGGAATTCTCTAATCTTCTCTTAAGTCTCGAAACGAAGAAGATTGATATGATTGCCCATAATATGGCTCAGAATGAAGAAAGAAAAAAGAAATTCTTATTTAATGATGAAACATACAATTATTCACCGCTTTATATCACTGTCAATGAGAAAACCGATGACATCGAAACGCTTGATGACTTAAATGGCAGAAAAATCATAGTTGGTGCCACAAGCAATGCGGCTGTCTTTTTGGAGAAATACAATAAAGAACACGGCAATAAAATCAATATTGTTTATGCTGGTCAGGGATCAGACGATGCAACCACGCAGTTGAAAAAAGGCCGTGTAGGTGCGACACTTGCCACGCCGTTTGCGGTAGACTTCAGCAATAAAGCCGTTGACGCAGAGCAAAAGGTTGTTGGTGATATCATTATAAATTCTAAGGTGTATTTCTTGTTTAATAAGGCGGAAACGGAGTTGCAGGAACAAGTTGATGAAGCACTTAAGAAGCTTAAAGAAAATGGAACACTGACCAAACTGAGCAAAAAGTGGCTTGGAGATGATTATTCAGTTGAATCAAATTAA
- a CDS encoding amino acid ABC transporter substrate-binding protein translates to MKKLNISTVIIVLGILLTGCGSISDTASGGKAEAENNVKKIIVGTGTQFPNICFLDDKGKLTGYDVEIVREIDKRLPDYEFEFKTMEFSNLLLSLETKKIDLIAHQMEVNEERKEKFLFNNEPYNVFPLNVVVHQDNQDIKSVEDLAGKKVIVGATSNSAVLIEKYNKENGGKINIVYSGQGSDDTKTQLKTGRADATISTPFAVDFLNDAADAQQKVVGPALSNSKVFFLLQKGDKELRDKVDGALKEIKKDGSLTELSTKWLGADYTVSN, encoded by the coding sequence ATGAAAAAACTTAATATAAGTACAGTCATAATTGTGTTAGGAATTTTGCTTACAGGATGCGGTTCTATCTCCGACACGGCATCTGGAGGCAAAGCAGAGGCTGAGAATAATGTGAAGAAAATCATAGTGGGGACAGGTACACAGTTTCCCAACATTTGCTTCTTGGATGATAAAGGAAAATTAACAGGGTATGACGTAGAGATTGTCCGTGAAATTGATAAACGTCTCCCTGATTATGAGTTTGAGTTCAAAACGATGGAGTTTTCAAATCTGCTTTTAAGTCTTGAAACTAAAAAAATTGATCTTATTGCCCACCAAATGGAGGTAAATGAAGAAAGAAAGGAAAAATTCCTATTCAACAATGAACCTTATAATGTGTTTCCTCTGAATGTTGTTGTCCACCAGGATAATCAGGACATTAAGTCCGTTGAGGATCTAGCAGGAAAGAAAGTGATTGTTGGTGCGACAAGCAATTCTGCTGTTCTGATTGAAAAGTACAATAAAGAGAATGGCGGAAAAATTAATATCGTTTATTCTGGTCAAGGATCAGATGATACAAAAACGCAGCTTAAAACGGGAAGAGCAGATGCAACCATCAGCACTCCATTTGCAGTTGATTTTCTAAATGATGCAGCAGATGCACAGCAAAAAGTCGTCGGTCCAGCACTATCTAATTCTAAAGTGTTCTTTTTGCTTCAAAAAGGCGACAAGGAGCTTAGGGATAAAGTAGACGGCGCATTAAAGGAAATCAAAAAAGACGGTTCGCTGACAGAACTTAGCACTAAATGGCTTGGTGCTGATTATACAGTGTCCAACTAA
- a CDS encoding glutaredoxin family protein has protein sequence MPQQSKVILWSRKGCHYCDEIKEFFEKNEYEYTSVDVEGKDHLRDILELKYGIRHVPVVEIGSNHIFHGVIEKDFTLIESLIAGRGINVR, from the coding sequence ATGCCACAGCAAAGCAAGGTCATTTTATGGAGCAGAAAAGGATGTCATTATTGCGATGAGATAAAAGAATTCTTTGAAAAAAATGAGTATGAGTACACATCGGTAGATGTAGAAGGAAAAGACCATCTGAGAGATATTCTTGAACTGAAATATGGCATTCGTCATGTACCTGTAGTAGAAATTGGTTCAAATCATATTTTCCATGGTGTAATCGAAAAAGATTTCACTCTGATTGAAAGCCTGATTGCCGGAAGGGGCATTAATGTTAGATAA
- a CDS encoding GNAT family N-acetyltransferase: MSHIYRLARIEDAEELLRLTLRAYEPIRKLNIKFPAATADLELVKQNIIQHTCYVLEVDQVIVSTITIRRFEEVTDLPCVWWFAVDTAFKGKGYGKRILHYVEDILRDRLNAKAVALGTSDRHPWLIEMYERNGYVRFYERDYGEEGKGVFLKKELVHELSSNL; encoded by the coding sequence ATGAGTCATATCTATCGATTAGCTAGGATCGAAGATGCAGAAGAGCTCTTGCGCTTAACGCTAAGAGCCTATGAGCCTATTAGAAAGCTGAATATAAAGTTTCCTGCAGCTACAGCAGACTTAGAGCTCGTAAAACAAAACATCATTCAGCACACTTGTTACGTATTAGAAGTAGATCAAGTGATTGTATCAACGATTACAATCAGAAGGTTTGAAGAAGTTACAGACCTTCCTTGCGTTTGGTGGTTTGCAGTTGACACTGCATTTAAAGGAAAGGGATATGGTAAAAGGATATTGCACTATGTTGAAGACATATTAAGAGATCGTTTAAATGCAAAGGCTGTTGCACTTGGAACATCAGATCGTCATCCTTGGTTAATTGAGATGTACGAGAGGAATGGATACGTCCGATTCTATGAAAGGGACTACGGAGAAGAAGGAAAAGGCGTGTTTTTGAAAAAGGAACTTGTTCATGAATTATCATCAAATCTTTAA
- a CDS encoding LLM class flavin-dependent oxidoreductase, with translation MTKRQIKLGALLHGAGGNMSSWRHPNATADASVNFQFYKEMALKAEDAKFDLLFIADGLFINEKSLPHFLNRFEPITILSSLASVTSRIGLVGTLSTSYSEPYTVARQFGSLDKISNGRAGWNAVTSPLEGSALNYSKKIHPTHADRYKIAGEYLEVIRGLWDSWEDDAFIRDKESGVFFNPDKLHRINYEGEYFSIAGPLNIDRSKQGHPVVFQAGSSEAGINLAAKEADAVFTGHESIKQAKEFYQKVKRKAVEYGRAADDILIFPGISPIIGRTEEEAEKKYREIASLVTIENAIDYLGRFFDHYDFSTFPLDDPFPDLGELGKNSFQSTTDRIKRTAKEENLTLREVALRVTTPRSQFTGTPIKIANLIQKWFEEGAADGFMIGSAVLPDGLDDFANEIVPILQNRGLFRYDYEQDTLRGNLDLKKPENRYTSPRNHLEQLNAGVK, from the coding sequence ATGACGAAAAGACAAATAAAACTAGGAGCCTTATTGCATGGTGCTGGCGGCAACATGTCGTCTTGGAGACACCCAAATGCAACAGCTGATGCAAGCGTGAATTTCCAGTTTTATAAAGAAATGGCTCTGAAAGCAGAAGATGCAAAGTTTGATCTTTTATTTATTGCAGACGGACTGTTTATAAATGAAAAATCGCTGCCTCATTTTCTGAATCGCTTTGAACCCATCACCATTCTTTCAAGTCTTGCTTCTGTTACTTCGCGTATAGGATTGGTCGGTACACTTTCTACTTCATACAGCGAACCATACACTGTAGCCAGACAATTCGGATCTCTAGATAAAATAAGCAACGGCCGTGCAGGCTGGAATGCTGTTACATCACCACTTGAAGGCTCAGCCTTAAATTACAGCAAAAAAATACATCCAACTCACGCGGATCGCTATAAAATTGCAGGAGAATATCTAGAAGTGATAAGAGGGTTATGGGATTCATGGGAAGACGATGCTTTTATAAGAGATAAAGAATCCGGTGTATTTTTTAATCCTGATAAATTGCACCGCATTAATTACGAGGGTGAATATTTCTCTATTGCAGGACCGCTTAATATAGACCGGTCCAAGCAAGGACATCCAGTCGTTTTTCAGGCAGGATCTTCTGAAGCCGGCATTAACTTAGCTGCTAAAGAGGCAGATGCTGTTTTTACTGGACATGAATCGATTAAACAGGCAAAAGAATTCTATCAAAAAGTAAAACGTAAAGCAGTTGAATATGGGAGAGCTGCTGATGACATCCTAATCTTCCCTGGAATTAGTCCAATCATTGGAAGGACAGAAGAGGAAGCGGAGAAGAAATACAGAGAGATTGCAAGTTTAGTAACCATAGAAAATGCGATTGATTATTTAGGAAGATTTTTTGATCATTACGATTTTTCGACGTTTCCTCTGGATGACCCATTCCCGGACTTGGGTGAACTAGGAAAAAATAGTTTTCAGAGTACGACAGACAGGATTAAAAGAACGGCAAAAGAAGAAAATCTGACACTTCGTGAGGTTGCATTGAGAGTGACTACACCTAGGAGTCAGTTTACGGGAACACCAATAAAAATTGCAAACTTAATCCAAAAGTGGTTTGAAGAAGGAGCAGCAGATGGTTTTATGATCGGAAGTGCTGTTTTGCCTGACGGTTTAGATGATTTTGCAAACGAAATTGTGCCAATTTTACAAAATAGAGGCCTTTTCCGATATGACTATGAGCAAGACACTCTCCGCGGGAATTTAGATCTGAAAAAACCTGAAAACAGATATACGTCACCCAGAAATCATTTAGAGCAATTGAATGCAGGGGTGAAATGA